Proteins encoded in a region of the Drosophila busckii strain San Diego stock center, stock number 13000-0081.31 chromosome 2L, ASM1175060v1, whole genome shotgun sequence genome:
- the LOC108608455 gene encoding manganese-transporting ATPase 13A1 codes for MSVAARTDGAAGDNNNKNKINTKVRTAPALDDLVQYVTLLVRKPTPLSGVILPFVPLYLTAFYLWIYVYRGDGNADESGNKTGVAGETITDVDARNITSADGAAWNDIGFIAVVAIAFLHVLTLLFCYWNVHVLAFLTCRRVKKPALGVLAKVVPTVNNGNSKIVPIRSVNLENGSQQYFLVFQKTKYIWDEDKAIFRAVEFPVNNLLREYASSRGLETEQAIKAATQTYGNNEMDMVVPEFHELFIERATAPFFVFQVFSVGLWCLDDFWYYSLFTLFMLVAFECTIVKQQLRNMSEIRKMGNKPYLIYALRQNKWRQIGSDELLPGDVVSITRSQNDNIVPCDVVILRGSCIVDESMLTGESVPQMKESLESIQNLNTELDVEGEGKLTVLFGGTKVVQHTAPTKESMRAPDGGCIGYVIRSGFNTSQGKLLRTILFGANRATENNAETFAFIAFLMVFAVAAASYVWVKGSEDPERNRYKLFLECALILTSIIPPDLPIELTLAVNTSLIQLTKLFVYCTEPFRIPFAGKVQICCFDKTGTLTTDNLMVEGIAGLGANGKCVPIEEAEDNTVQVLACCHSLVLLDDGLVGDPLEKAALAAVDWNLTKSDSVIPKRGKLKPLRIAQRYHFSSALKRMSVLAGYLLPFSNEVNYIGAVKGAPEVIMGMLKSVPTNYEKIYLEYARRGARVVALGIKEFGNLSAQRIRDLKREEVECDLTFAGFVIISCPMKPDSKAVVKELVNSSHKVLMITGDSPLTACHVAKELRFTHKKMLVLTPPQQPNIDNWSWVSIDGDRTYPLDDSRSSKNIALMLATNDLCITGEGLIHLQQSHHQYMLKLLPLVTVCARFAPKQKEYIITTLKQQGYYTLMCGDGTNDVGALKHAHVGVSLLTNAPVKRKRTDEDLQQINAAASAAAAAANAANQQLSPRERAMRRRQEQINQTQARLQTALRDMEEQTIVKLGDASIAAPFTSKHSSIMCVNHIIKQGRCTLVTTLQMFKILALNALIQAYCQSVLYIDGVKFSDTQATMQGIFIAACFLFITRSKPLKTLSKVAPLPNIFNFYTITTILTQFAVHFGALYYLTSVASALAPPRVGKVKLYIDMNAEEKTKYEPNIVSSTVYIICVSLQVATIAVNYKGYPFMESLRTNRMLLCAIGASAALVLFLTTGIVPDLTQFFEIVDFPSTFRQTLLMVLVVDIVGAFVLDRICSFLFGETRRKSKVLNC; via the exons ATGAGCGTGGCAGCTAGAACGGACGGCGCTGccggcgacaacaacaacaaaaataaaatcaacaccAAAGTGCGAACAGCCCCCGCTCTGGACGATCTCGTGCAGTATGTTACGCTATTGGTACGTAAACCCACGCCGCTCAGCGGTGTCATACTGCCCTTTGTGCCGCTATACCTGACTGCGTTCTATCTGTGGATATACGTGTATCGGGGCGATGGCAATGCCGACGAAAGCGGTAACAAGACTGGTGTGGCAGGGGAAACAATTACTGACGTGGATGCAAGGAACATAACATCTGCGGATGGAGCCGCCTGGAATGATATTGGGTTCATTGCTGTGGTGGCCATAGCATTTCTACATGTACTTACACTGCTCTTCTGCTATTGGAATGTACACGTGCTCGCTTTTCTGACTTGTCGGCGTGTTAAGAAGCCAGCGCTGGGTGTATTAGCCAAAGTAGTGCCCACGGTAAACAATGGCAATTCCAAAATTGTGCCGATACGTAGCGTCAACCTGGAAAACGGAAGCCAGCAGTATTTTCTAGTATTCCAGAAGACCAAGTATATTTGGGATGAGGACAAGGCCATATTCCGTGCAGTTGAGTTTCCCGTAAACAATCTGTTGCGTGAATACGCCAGCTCACGTGGCCTGGAAACGGAGCAGGCCATTAaggcagcaacacaaacataTGGCAATAATGAGATGGACATGGTGGTGCCAGAGTTCCACGAGCTGTTCATAGAGCGTGCCACGGCGCCGTTCTTTGTGTTCCAGGTGTTCTCAGTAGGATTGTGGTGCCTGGACGACTTCTGGTACTACTCGCTCTTTACGCTCTTCATGCTTGTTGCCTTCGAGTGCACCATAGTGAAACAACAGCTGCGCAACATGTCCGAAATACGAAAGATGGGCAACAAGCCTTACCTTATCTACGCGCTGCGGCAAAACAAATGGCGTCAAATAGGTAGCGATGAGCTGCTACCTGGTGATGTGGTGTCGATAACTCGCTCCCAGAACGATAACATTGTGCCTTGTGATGTGGTCATCTTACGCGGCAGCTGCATTGTGGATGAAAGTATGCTGACGGGCGAATCAGTGCCACAGATGAAGGAATCGCTGGAGTCTATACAGAATTTAAATACCGAACTGGATGTTGAGGGCGAAGGAAAGCTAACTGTGCTCTTTGGCGGCACCAAGGTAGTGCAACACACAGCGCCCACTAAGGAGTCTATGCGTGCTCCCGATGGCGGCTGCATTGGCTATGTCATACGATCGGGCTTTAACACCTCCCAGGGCAAACTGCTGCGCACCATATTGTTTGGAGCCAATCGAGCTACGGAGAACAATGCTGAGACCTTTGCGTTTATAGCTTTTCTAATGGTGTTTGCCGTCGCGGCCGCATCGTATGTGTGGGTCAAGGGCAGCGAGGATCCAGAACGCAATCGCTATAAGCTGTTCCTGGAGTGTGCGCTTATACTTACCTCCATTATACCGCCAGATCTGCCTATTGAACTCACTTTGGCTGTGAATACTTCACTGATACAGCTGACCAAGTTGTTTGTCTACTGCACAGAGCCCTTCCGCATTCCTTTTGCGGGCAAGGTACAAATCTGCTGCTTTGACAAGACTGGCACGCTAACTACGGACAACTTAATGGTGGAGGGCATAGCGGGACTCGGCGCCAATGGCAAATGTGTGCCTATTGAGGAGGCGGAGGACAATACAGTGCAAGTGCTGGCCTGTTGTCATTCGTTGGTACTGCTAGACGATGGTTTGGTCGGGGATCCCCTGGAGAaagctgcgctggctgctgtcGACTGGAATCTAACCAAGTCGGACAGCGTTATTCCCAAACGTGGCAAGCTGAAGCCATTGCGCATTGCTCAACGCTATCATTTCTCCTCGGCGCTAAAACGCATGTCTGTGCTGGCCGGCTATCTGTTGCCCTTCTCCAATGAGGTGAACTATATAGGCGCTGTCAAAGGTGCTCCAGAGGTTATAATGGGCATGCTCAAGTCCGTACCCACCAATTATGAAAAG ATTTATTTGGAGTATGCTCGTCGTGGCGCACGAGTTGTTGCACTGGGAATCAAGGAGTTTGGCAATCTAAGCGCTCAACGGATACGTGATCTGAAGCGTGAAGAGGTCGAGTGTGATTTAACATTTGCCGGCTTTGTCATCATCTCTTGTCCCATGAAACCCGACTCCAAGGCAGTAGTCAAAGAGTTGGTTAACTCCTCGCACAAGGTACTGATGATCACAGGCGACAGTCCTTTGACAGCCTGCCATGTGGCGAAGGAGCTGCGATTTACGCATAAGAAAATGCTTGTATTGACGCCACCGCAACAGCCGAATATTGACAACTGGAGCTGGGTGTCAATTGATGGCGATCGTACTTATCCTTTGGATGACTCGAGAAGCAGCAAGAATATTGCTTTAATGCTAGCTACGAATGATTTATGTATCACCGGTGAGGGTCTGATACACTTGCAACAGTCACATCATCAATATATGCTGAAACTACTGCCTCTGGTCACGGTCTGTGCACGCTTTGCGCCTAAGCAAAAGGAGTACATTATTACCACGTTGAAGCAGCAGGGCTACTATACGCTTATGTGCGGCGATGGCACCAATGATGTGGGTGCACTTAAGCATGCACATGTGGGCGTCTCCCTGCTGACCAACGCACCTGTAAAACGCAAGCGCACCGATGAGGATCTGCAGCAGATCAATGCAGCGGCTtcagctgccgccgcagcagctaaTGCAGCCAATCAGCAGCTTTCGCCACGAGAACGTGCCATGCGTCGTCGCCAGGAGCAGATTAATCAGACACAGGCGCGTCTGCAAACTGCGCTACGCGACATGGAGGAGCAAACTATTGTCAAGCTAGGCGATGCTTCCATTGCAGCGCCATTTACCAGCAAGCATTCATCTATTATGTGTG tcaACCATATTATCAAGCAGGGACGCTGCACTTTGGTGACGACGCTGCAAATGTTTAAGATCTTAGCTTTGAATGCATTGATACAGGCTTATTGTCAATCTGTGCTTTATATCGATGGCGTCAAGTTTAGTGATACTCAAGCCACCATGCAGGGTATTTTCATAGCcgcttgctttttgtttataacacgCTCCAAG CCACTGAAAACGCTTTCCAAGGTGGCCCCACTGCCcaacatttttaacttttatactATAACGACAATACTTACGCAATTCGCAGTGCATTTCGGTGCGCTTTACTATTTGACCAGCGTTGCGTCGGCGCTGGCGCCGCCTag aGTGGGCAAGGTGAAGCTGTATATTGACATGAATGCCGAggaaaaaactaaatatgaaCCAAATATTGTCAGCAGTACTGTCTATATCATTTGCGTATCACTGCAAGTGGCCACCATTGCAGTTAACTATAAG ggTTATCCATTTATGGAAAGTCTGCGCACCAACCGCATGCTTTTGTGTGCTATTGGCGCCTCAGCCGCCTTGGTTCTGTTTCTGACCACTGGCATAGTGCCTGACCTCACACAATTCTTTGAAATCGTTGACTTTCCATCGACT TTCCGTCAAACATTGCTCATGGTGCTCGTGGTGGACATTGTGGGAGCCTTTGTCTTGGATCGCATATGCTCATTCCTGTTTGGTGAAACGCGCCGCAAATCTAAAGTGCTCAACTGTTAG